A portion of the Oxynema aestuarii AP17 genome contains these proteins:
- a CDS encoding RNA-guided endonuclease InsQ/TnpB family protein gives MKLAYQYKLLPTYEQRCRMDKWLDRLRYQYNYLLADRFDWWEMNRCPVNAYPLVCSIAQPREQPEYYGQKRSLVSLKQEQEWYADIHADVLEERVKRVDLALAQFIKGDKNGKRSGKPRFKGKNRYRTFAYPRVKPDCIQGNQVTLPKLGEIKLIQHRLVPEGFTMKRALVTQKADGWYVTLTLEDKSVPDLPAIEIQPTATNSIGVDAGLEYFIACSDGSTKQPPKFYRQSEDKLAKLQAKRDARAKGSKPRRKLNERIAKLHQRIARQRKQWHFETAQELIDKAEVIFLEALKVSNMSRRHQPKPGENGTFLPNGQAAKSGLNKSFADAGIAGFLNDVLPYVAQRAGKRVVKVNPAGTSQHCAMCLNRVPKELSDRWHECPHCRASMARDLNSGLLIKKVGLGVRLTIKRESRNGRRSPRRTA, from the coding sequence ATGAAACTAGCCTACCAGTACAAGCTATTGCCGACCTACGAGCAACGATGCCGCATGGATAAGTGGCTCGATAGGTTGCGCTACCAGTACAATTATCTGCTGGCAGATCGCTTTGACTGGTGGGAGATGAATCGGTGTCCCGTCAATGCCTATCCTTTGGTGTGCAGTATCGCTCAGCCCAGAGAACAGCCCGAATACTACGGGCAAAAACGCTCCCTGGTCTCACTTAAGCAAGAGCAGGAATGGTACGCCGATATTCATGCTGATGTCTTGGAGGAAAGGGTGAAGCGGGTAGACCTCGCATTGGCTCAGTTCATCAAAGGCGACAAGAACGGTAAACGTAGCGGTAAACCTAGATTTAAGGGGAAGAACCGCTATCGCACCTTTGCCTATCCGCGAGTCAAACCAGACTGCATCCAGGGCAATCAAGTCACCCTGCCCAAGCTGGGTGAAATCAAGTTGATTCAACATCGCCTTGTGCCAGAGGGATTCACGATGAAGCGGGCTTTGGTAACCCAGAAGGCGGACGGCTGGTATGTCACATTAACCCTCGAAGACAAGAGCGTTCCTGACTTGCCAGCGATCGAGATCCAGCCCACCGCAACCAATAGCATTGGCGTGGATGCCGGACTGGAATACTTCATCGCCTGCTCTGATGGTTCAACCAAGCAACCGCCAAAGTTTTACCGCCAATCTGAAGACAAATTAGCTAAACTCCAGGCCAAGCGAGACGCCAGGGCTAAAGGTTCAAAGCCGCGCCGCAAGCTGAATGAGCGTATTGCCAAGTTGCACCAACGCATTGCACGGCAACGGAAGCAGTGGCATTTTGAAACGGCTCAAGAGTTAATCGACAAAGCGGAAGTCATCTTTCTCGAGGCTCTGAAAGTCTCTAATATGTCCCGACGACATCAGCCGAAGCCGGGGGAAAACGGAACATTTCTCCCTAACGGGCAAGCAGCCAAGTCGGGCTTGAATAAAAGTTTTGCTGATGCTGGGATAGCTGGGTTCCTGAACGATGTACTGCCTTACGTGGCTCAAAGAGCTGGTAAACGGGTCGTGAAGGTTAATCCGGCTGGCACATCCCAACATTGTGCAATGTGTCTGAACCGAGTGCCGAAGGAATTGTCCGATCGCTGGCATGAATGCCCTCATTGCAGGGCGTCCATGGCGCGAGATCTCAATTCTGGGTTACTCATCAAAAAAGTGGGGTTGGGCGTTCGCCTCACGATAAAACGCGAATCCCGTAATGGGAGGAGAAGCCCGCGCCGTACTGCTTAG
- a CDS encoding diguanylate cyclase domain-containing protein, translating into MLESSAFSIHLAIERHPVTVAPQTSVGETILLMSQAKASCVVVVEDRTPVGIFTERDLVKLTARCAQKDRVPFLERYRTEPIAEVMSQKPIALEETRLDDLRSVLNLLRQYQIRHLPILNREGHLVGIVTHQSIRDTIQPADWMRLRRVKEVMGDRVITAPETATVNDLARLMHEARVSCIAIARPLESDERTDSPKLGDAEAPVIPLGIVTERDILQFHALGLDARSLHAAQVMSSPLLQVQPTDSLWSAHQLMNRHRIRRLVVTDERGCLCGIITQTSLLQGWAPMEMTDALSALQRLVEERTSELQQANTQLRREIQDRKQTEEALRISQARLAGILNIADDAIVSVDEHQCIQLFNQGAEKIFGYSASEAIGQPLDLLLPEAVRAIHRQHVNKFRHSPDVARQMGSRAEVLGRRKDGSEFAAEASISKLQVGAEKLLTVILRDITDRKQAQAALQLQLDRERLMGAMRDRIRQSLNLDEILNTTVAEVRQFLVTDRVIVYQFNPDWSGQVVVESVSADWVPILGLNIHDPCFGEEYAQLYAKGRVRAIPDIFEAPLSQCHRNLLKQFQVKGNLVVPILQTETTVQMPDLRSRILSPGESNHNRLWGLLIAHHCRSPRQWQDWEVDFLTALGTQVAIAIQQSTLFEQLQAANQQLRRLATLDGLTQVANRRRFDEYLDRQWRQMARDRRPLSLVLCDIDCFKLYNDTYGHQAGDECLQSVAATLTECVKRPCDLVARYGGEEFAVILPDTDLEGARNVAERIRRTIFELSIPNHNSYVSPYVTMSVGVATTTPEPDSSWSQLIALADKALYASKNKGRNRAISMVL; encoded by the coding sequence ATGCTTGAAAGCTCTGCGTTTTCGATTCATTTAGCTATTGAGCGCCATCCCGTTACCGTCGCTCCTCAGACTTCGGTCGGCGAGACGATTTTGCTGATGAGTCAGGCGAAAGCGAGTTGTGTGGTCGTGGTGGAAGATCGAACTCCCGTGGGAATTTTCACCGAACGAGATTTAGTCAAGTTGACGGCCCGATGTGCGCAGAAGGATCGAGTACCGTTTCTGGAGCGGTACCGCACTGAACCGATCGCCGAGGTGATGAGTCAAAAGCCGATCGCCTTAGAAGAAACCCGTCTCGACGACTTGCGATCCGTACTCAATTTACTCAGACAATACCAGATCCGCCATTTGCCCATTCTCAACCGCGAGGGTCATTTAGTCGGGATTGTCACCCACCAGAGTATCCGAGATACGATTCAGCCTGCGGACTGGATGCGTTTGCGACGGGTTAAGGAAGTGATGGGCGATCGCGTGATTACGGCGCCGGAAACGGCTACGGTGAACGATTTAGCGAGGTTAATGCACGAAGCTCGGGTCAGTTGCATCGCGATCGCCCGTCCCCTAGAGTCCGACGAGCGCACGGATTCGCCAAAATTGGGGGACGCCGAGGCTCCGGTGATTCCTTTGGGCATTGTCACGGAACGGGATATCCTTCAATTTCATGCGTTGGGGTTGGACGCGCGATCGCTCCACGCGGCCCAGGTGATGAGTAGCCCCCTGCTCCAAGTTCAGCCGACGGATTCGCTCTGGTCCGCCCATCAGTTGATGAACCGCCACCGGATTCGCCGCCTGGTGGTCACCGACGAACGGGGCTGTTTGTGCGGCATCATCACCCAAACGAGTTTACTGCAAGGATGGGCGCCAATGGAAATGACCGACGCCCTCTCGGCTTTGCAGCGCTTGGTCGAAGAACGCACCAGCGAACTCCAACAGGCCAATACTCAATTAAGACGGGAAATTCAGGACCGCAAACAAACGGAAGAAGCCCTGCGGATTTCTCAAGCGAGGCTGGCGGGCATTTTAAATATTGCCGACGACGCGATTGTTTCCGTGGACGAACATCAATGTATTCAGTTGTTCAATCAAGGGGCGGAAAAAATCTTCGGTTATAGTGCCAGCGAGGCGATCGGCCAACCTTTAGATCTACTCCTCCCCGAAGCCGTGCGCGCCATCCACCGCCAGCACGTCAATAAATTTCGTCATTCCCCGGACGTCGCCCGTCAAATGGGCAGTCGCGCCGAAGTCCTCGGTCGTCGCAAGGACGGCAGCGAATTTGCGGCGGAAGCATCGATTTCTAAATTGCAAGTCGGTGCGGAAAAACTGCTGACGGTGATCTTGCGCGATATTACCGATCGCAAACAAGCCCAAGCGGCATTGCAACTGCAACTCGATCGCGAACGGTTGATGGGCGCCATGCGCGATCGCATCCGCCAGTCGCTCAATCTCGATGAAATTCTCAATACCACCGTCGCCGAGGTGCGCCAATTTTTAGTCACCGATCGCGTGATCGTCTATCAGTTCAATCCCGATTGGAGCGGTCAAGTGGTGGTCGAATCGGTCAGCGCCGACTGGGTGCCGATCTTGGGTCTCAACATCCACGATCCCTGTTTTGGCGAGGAATACGCCCAACTCTACGCCAAGGGTCGCGTCAGGGCAATCCCGGATATTTTTGAAGCTCCCCTGAGTCAGTGTCACCGCAATTTACTCAAGCAGTTTCAGGTGAAAGGCAATCTGGTGGTTCCGATTTTGCAGACGGAAACCACCGTGCAAATGCCGGACCTGCGTTCGCGAATCCTCTCCCCAGGAGAATCGAATCATAATCGCTTGTGGGGACTCCTGATCGCCCACCACTGCCGCTCTCCCCGTCAGTGGCAAGATTGGGAGGTGGATTTTCTCACCGCTTTGGGAACGCAAGTGGCGATCGCCATCCAACAATCGACCCTGTTCGAGCAGTTACAAGCCGCCAACCAACAGTTACGCCGCCTCGCCACCCTCGACGGTTTGACCCAAGTCGCCAACCGCCGCCGTTTTGACGAATATCTCGATCGCCAATGGCGACAAATGGCGCGCGATCGCCGTCCCCTTTCTCTCGTTTTATGTGATATAGACTGTTTTAAGCTATACAACGATACCTACGGTCACCAAGCTGGAGATGAATGCTTGCAAAGCGTCGCCGCCACCTTAACCGAATGCGTCAAACGCCCCTGCGATTTAGTCGCCCGTTATGGCGGCGAGGAGTTTGCGGTGATTCTGCCCGACACCGACCTCGAAGGAGCCCGCAACGTCGCCGAACGCATTCGCCGCACGATTTTCGAGTTGTCCATTCCCAATCACAACTCCTACGTCAGCCCCTACGTCACCATGAGTGTCGGCGTCGCCACCACGACCCCCGAACCGGATTCCTCCTGGAGTCAATTAATTGCACTCGCCGATAAAGCGCTTTATGCGTCGAAAAATAAGGGACGCAATCGGGCGATCTCGATGGTGTTGTGA